From the genome of Mycobacterium kansasii ATCC 12478:
CGCACCTCCATTTCGAAGTGCTCCTGGGCGGCACCGAGCGAATCGACCCCGTGCCGTGGCTGGCCAAGCGCGGAATCTTTGTAGGCAACTACGCCGGCTGACCGGTGACCGCAGCCAGCCGTCCCCCCGCGCCTGAGAACCCGTCCGAGCCCACTGGATCTCTCGAGGAACCGCGCACCCGGATCATCCGCCGGGCGCCGACCGGACCACTGCCCGCGATATCCGATTCTGCGGCCACCCAGATCTCGCGCCACCCAGCAGCGTCGGACGCGACCGGCCGGGTGGACCACTTTCCGCCCCTACCGGCCGCGATCGGCCACGAGCCGAGCCCCTGGACGGCCGTCGCGGCTGCGGCGGTCAGCATCGTGAGCGGATGGGCCACCACGGTGGTGGCCACCGACCTGATTGCCGGATGGTGGCGGACCGATCGACTGTTCTGCATCGCGGTGGGCTTTCTGGCCCTGGTCTTCGCCGCGGCCACCGTCACCGGCGTGATCATGTTGCTGCTTCGCCGGTCTCTGGGGCGCTATCTGATCGCGGCGGGTGCGGTGGTCGCGGTGTTGACCTACGGTGGCGTGTTCATCGCGGGTGCGCGCGTCGGGTGGATCGTGCACACCCTGCCGTTGCTGCCGATCGCCAGCGCGGTGTTGGCCCTGCATCCGGCGACCAAACGCTGGCTCGTGGAGTAGCGGCTTCGCCGAACATGTTGCCACTATGAGGTTTTCACGCATTTCGCGGCGAGTTCACGGTCGGTGCAAGAGCGCTACAGCTTGGTGACCGGGGCATGGTTGTGCATCAGCTTGACCCGCCCCGAACTGCCGAAGTCGATCAGCGACATCGCGGACTCCCCTACGCCGGAGACTTCCTCGACCCGGCCCAAGCCGTACTTGTCGTGGGTGACTCGATCGCCGGGCTGTAGCACCAGCAGCGGGCGCTTGCTCGCCCCAGCAGAACGGGTGGGCGCCGACCGCGGGGCGCCGAACCGGCCGGCTCCGCTCACCGGCGCACTGAACGACGGCTTCGGCGCGGTGCGGCGCCAGTCGATGAGCTCCTGCGGAATCTCGCGCAGGAAGCGCGATTCCGGATTCAGCATCGGCTGTCCCCAAGAAGACCGCACCATGGCCCGGCTGACATAAAGCCGTTGCCGGGCCCGCGTGATGCCGACGTAGGCCAGCCGCCGCTCCTCGGACAGTTCGGTCGGGTCGTCCAGCGCCCGCATGTGCGGGAACATCCCGTCCTCCCAGCCGGTCACGAATACCACCGGGAACTCCAGCCCCTTGGCGGTATGCAACGTCATCAGCGTGACGACACCGGCACCGTGCTCGGGGATCTCGTCAGAGTCGGCGATCAGCGACACTCGTTCCAGAAACGCCGCCAACACGCCGGTGTCCGGCACGTCTTCGTTGTCCGGTTCCAGCGCAGCGGTATTCGCCTGGTCGGCGCTGAATTCGTGTGCGACGCTGACGAGTTCGTTGAGGTTGTCCAGCCGCGCCAGCTCCTGGGGGTCGGTGGACGATTCCAGCTCCCGACGGTATCCGGTACGTTCCAGCACCGCCTCGACCAGCTCACCGAGGTCGTCATCGAGGCGGCCCCGCAGGCCGTCGAGGATCTCCACAAAGCCCGCGATCGCCTTCTCCGCGCGGGTGTTGAGCATCGGCACCTTGCCCTCGGCCGCGGCTTGTAGCGCGTCTGCGAAGCTGGAGCCGGTGTTCTCGGCGTAGACGGCCACGCACGCCTCGGCGCGATCGCCGATGCCGCGCCGTGGCGTGTTGAGAATGCGCCGCATGCTGACCGCGTCACCGGGATTGTCCAGCACACGCAGGTAGGCGACGATGTCGCGGATCTCCTTGCGCTCGTAAAAGCGCACGCCCCCAACGACTTTGTATGGAATTCCGGCGCGAATGAACACCTCTTCCAAGGACCGCGACGAGTTGTTGGTGCGGTAGAAGACGGCGACGTCGTTGTAGGTGATCTCGCCACGCTCGGCCAGCGCGTCGATCTCTTCGGCGACGAACCGGGCCTCGTCGTGCTCGTTGTCGGCGACGTAGCCGACGATCAACTCCCCTTCGCCGGCGTCGGTCCACAGTCGCTTCTCCCGGCGCCCGGCGTTGCGGGCGATCACGGAGTTGGCCGCCGACAGGATGTTCTGTGTGGAGCGGTAATTCTGTTCCAGCAGAATGGTTGTCGCGTCGGGGTAGTCGCGCTCGAAGTCTTCGATGTTGCGAATGGTGGCGCCACGGAACGCGTAGATCGACTGGTCGGCGTCGCCGACGACGCACAACTCCGCTGGGGGTACGTCATCTTCGGTGTCGCGCCCGACGAGCTCACGCACCAGCACGTACTGCGCGTGGTTGGTGTCCTGGTATTCGTCTACCAGGACATGCCGGAACCGCCGCCGGTAGTACTGGGCGATGTCCGGGAAGGTCTGCAACACCGCGACGGTCTCGCCGATGAGGTCGTCGAAATCCAGCGCATTGGCCGCCCGTAGCCGCCGCTGGTACTCGGCGTAGACGGATGCGACGGTACGTGCCAAGTCATCTGAGTCGTCCGTCAGGTGGGCCAGCGCCCGATGGGGGTCGATCAGCTCGTTCTTCAGGTTCGAGATCGCGTTCGCCAGCAGCCGCGGCGAATACCGCTTGATGTCCAGGCCCATGTCCCGGCCGATCATCTGCAGCAGCCGCCGCGAGTCGTCGGCGTCGTAGATGGAGAAGTTGGAATTAAGACCTTCGATCAGCGACGCCTGGTTGCGCAGGATGCGCACACACGTCGAATGAAACGTGGACACCCACATGTACCGGGCCCGGGCGCCGACCAGGCGCACCACACGTTCCCGCATCTCGGCGGCGGCCTTATTGGTGAAGGTGATCGCCAAAATCTGACCGACCGCGACACCGCGGGCGGCGATCAGGTAAGCGATCCGCCGGGTCAACACCGCCGTCTTACCCGAACCCGCGCCCGCGACGATCAGCAGCGGCGCGCCCTCATGCAGCACCGCCTGGCGCTGTTGCGGGTTGAGGCCGTCGAGCAGCTGATCTGTTTCGGACTTCGCATCGGTCGCGTGCACACTCATGTCGGTCCAAACTTACCGCCGCCCACCGACG
Proteins encoded in this window:
- the pcrA gene encoding DNA helicase PcrA; translation: MSVHATDAKSETDQLLDGLNPQQRQAVLHEGAPLLIVAGAGSGKTAVLTRRIAYLIAARGVAVGQILAITFTNKAAAEMRERVVRLVGARARYMWVSTFHSTCVRILRNQASLIEGLNSNFSIYDADDSRRLLQMIGRDMGLDIKRYSPRLLANAISNLKNELIDPHRALAHLTDDSDDLARTVASVYAEYQRRLRAANALDFDDLIGETVAVLQTFPDIAQYYRRRFRHVLVDEYQDTNHAQYVLVRELVGRDTEDDVPPAELCVVGDADQSIYAFRGATIRNIEDFERDYPDATTILLEQNYRSTQNILSAANSVIARNAGRREKRLWTDAGEGELIVGYVADNEHDEARFVAEEIDALAERGEITYNDVAVFYRTNNSSRSLEEVFIRAGIPYKVVGGVRFYERKEIRDIVAYLRVLDNPGDAVSMRRILNTPRRGIGDRAEACVAVYAENTGSSFADALQAAAEGKVPMLNTRAEKAIAGFVEILDGLRGRLDDDLGELVEAVLERTGYRRELESSTDPQELARLDNLNELVSVAHEFSADQANTAALEPDNEDVPDTGVLAAFLERVSLIADSDEIPEHGAGVVTLMTLHTAKGLEFPVVFVTGWEDGMFPHMRALDDPTELSEERRLAYVGITRARQRLYVSRAMVRSSWGQPMLNPESRFLREIPQELIDWRRTAPKPSFSAPVSGAGRFGAPRSAPTRSAGASKRPLLVLQPGDRVTHDKYGLGRVEEVSGVGESAMSLIDFGSSGRVKLMHNHAPVTKL